DNA from Halobaculum sp. XH14:
CACCGCCTCGACCGTCGAGTTCCCGAGTCCGAGTCCCGTCGTGATCGGCGGCTTGAACCGGGACTCGGGCGGCGGGAAGTGGACGAACTCGGCCGGGAGCGACACCTGCTCGTCGGCCCGCAGGTCGAGCCCCCGGACCCACTCGACGTGTTCGTCCGGGTCCGGCGACGCGGCCGATTCGGGCCGGACGAAGCGGTCCACCGGGACGGCGTCGATGACGCCCTGGGTCGGCGCGGAGCGGAGCGCGTCCGTCCGATACACGCCGGCGCAGTACCGCTCCAGCGCCTCGCCGATCGCCTTCGCGTACGCGGCGTCCCAGTCGGGGGAGACGCCGGCGGCGAACTCGGCACACCGCGCGTCGGAGAACGCGGTGGTGTCGGTCGTTCGTGCGATGTAGTACGGCAGCGGGAACGACTCGCGCTCGCCCACGTCCGTGACGACGCCGAGGCGGTCGTCCACCGCGCGATCCATGCGGTTCACCGCGTCGTCGAGGTCGACCTCGCGGTGTGTGAGTTCGAGCCCGTCCGGCGCGCTCCCGCAGTCACAGTCGGGGCTTGGGAGGAAGGAGCGTTCGTGACCGGGGACCTCGAGGACCGTCCCGCCCAGTTGCTCGCCGCCGAACCCCCGGATCGCTCGCCGCCCGGCCAGTGCTCCCGCGTACCGGACTGCGCTCCTGGTTCCACGCGGCGTCGCGTCCTCGTCGGGGACGTTCGCGCGGACGCGGTCGGAGAGGCAGTCGAAACAGCCCGATCCCTCGGAGAACGTCGAAACTGTCGCGTTGAGCCCCTCGATCGGTCGTCCCCCCATCCCCCCGACTTCGATCGCGACCCAGTCGTCGATCAGTTCGTTCGCCCGCCGGAAGCGGGCGTCGCCGGTCGTCCCCGCGACCACGGCGAACTCGAACCCGTCCAGCAGGTCGACGTCCACCTCCATCACGTTGGCGTCGATGTCGGAGAAGGCGGCCCGCACCGCCGCCGCGGCGGGGTCGGGCCCGACGATTGCGATGTCCATGCGCGCCCCGTCGGGCGAAGTGGTCAAAAAGGTGGGCGTCCGTCAGGTGGCGGCTCCCGGCGTGCGGTCCGGGTGGGCGGTCGGTCGGCGGTCGGTCCGTGGTCAGTTCAGCATGCTGTGGGCGACGCCGGCCAGGCTGGCCGCGTCGGCACCGCGGAGCTTCTCGTCGCCGAGCTTCAGGCGGAGGCGCGGGCGGCCGACGTCGATGGGGACCTTCTCGGTGTCGATGAGGCCCATGTCCTCGAGGCGCGTCTTCGTCCGGGAGAACGTCGCCTTCGAGGCGATGCCCACGTCCTCGCCCCACTTGCTGATGTCGTACAGCAGCACGTCGTTTTTCGCCGCGACGAGCAGGCTGATGGTGACCTCGTCGAGCCCGTCGCCGTCGCCCCGGGCGGTTTCGAGCGACG
Protein-coding regions in this window:
- a CDS encoding YcaO-like family protein, encoding MDIAIVGPDPAAAAVRAAFSDIDANVMEVDVDLLDGFEFAVVAGTTGDARFRRANELIDDWVAIEVGGMGGRPIEGLNATVSTFSEGSGCFDCLSDRVRANVPDEDATPRGTRSAVRYAGALAGRRAIRGFGGEQLGGTVLEVPGHERSFLPSPDCDCGSAPDGLELTHREVDLDDAVNRMDRAVDDRLGVVTDVGERESFPLPYYIARTTDTTAFSDARCAEFAAGVSPDWDAAYAKAIGEALERYCAGVYRTDALRSAPTQGVIDAVPVDRFVRPESAASPDPDEHVEWVRGLDLRADEQVSLPAEFVHFPPPESRFKPPITTGLGLGNSTVEAVLSGLYEVIERDATMLAWYSTFEPLGLEVADERFEAVESRARAEDLDVTPLLLTQDVDVPVVGAAVHRDGDWPRFAAGSAADLDAGAAAADAAAEALQNWMELRAMGTEQAADEEGAIGTYAEFPGEARSFVDPSATIPAGDVGEPASGTAELETVLGRLDDAGLDAYAARLTTRDVAKLGFEGVRVLVPAAQPLFTGEPFFGDRLGRVAASMGFEPRPDRAFHPFP